A window from Tenacibaculum singaporense encodes these proteins:
- a CDS encoding GbsR/MarR family transcriptional regulator, producing the protein MMNQVEKRKCELVEKLGIFLEKKEQLAPVAARIFSHIILTGKQGTTFEDLVSGLCASKSTISTHLNHLQGLKKVSYFTKTGDRKKYFILNSDTMLQGISNMVEEWEGEKELHIEVKEYKEDINKTLKEEDRFDLGFHDSFIEFLDGAIESITKLKEKIINHKH; encoded by the coding sequence ATGATGAATCAAGTAGAAAAGAGAAAATGTGAATTAGTTGAGAAGCTAGGAATTTTTTTAGAAAAAAAAGAACAGTTAGCTCCAGTGGCGGCAAGAATATTTTCACACATTATTTTAACAGGAAAACAAGGAACAACCTTTGAAGATTTGGTGTCTGGTCTTTGTGCTAGTAAAAGTACAATTTCAACACACCTTAATCATTTACAAGGATTAAAAAAGGTAAGCTATTTTACAAAAACAGGAGATAGGAAAAAATACTTTATCCTTAATAGTGACACTATGCTTCAAGGAATAAGTAATATGGTAGAAGAATGGGAAGGAGAAAAGGAACTGCACATAGAAGTTAAAGAATACAAAGAAGATATTAATAAAACGTTGAAAGAAGAAGATAGGTTTGATCTAGGCTTTCATGATAGTTTTATTGAGTTTTTAGACGGAGCTATTGAATCTATTACTAAACTGAAAGAAAAAATTATAAACCACAAACACTAA